The Zingiber officinale cultivar Zhangliang chromosome 9A, Zo_v1.1, whole genome shotgun sequence genome window below encodes:
- the LOC122019347 gene encoding uncharacterized protein LOC122019347: protein MLRTYGIMLNPNKCLFGAKSGWFLGYIVTERGIEANPSKVKVLQDMPTPRNIKEAQCLTSWITALSQFISKSSDRSLPFFKILRRATKFQWDSECDRTFEELKVYPNSFPVLAKLTVGATPSDREEARLLRRRASRFTLIGDQLYKKAFSRALLKCVISEDIDYILREVHQGSYGGHPSGRSLARKILLAGYFWPTLQEGAAQTMATCLSCQRYHNLPHQPTEEMKTSTVSCSFNQWGMDIMGSFLTGQRKFLLVAVDYFSKWVEVESLARITEQMDQKFIWQHIICRFRIPRQLVLDNGRQFAEHNSKNGVRGIAFSRSSPP, encoded by the exons ATGTTGAGGACGTACGGAATTATGCTAAACCCgaacaagtgtctgttcggcgcaaagAGCGGGTGGTTCCTAGGCTACATCGTTACTGaacggggaattgaagcaaatcctagcaaggtgaaggtgCTACAGGACATGCCGACCCCTAGAAACATAAAGGAAGCCCAGTGTCTCACCAGTTGGATAACTGCATTGTCTCAgttcatctccaaatcatccgaccggagcctgccattcttcaagatattgCGTCGAGCCACCAAATTTCAGTGGGACTCAGAGTGCGACCGGACATTCGAAGAACTCAAGGTGTATCCGAACTCATTCCCTGTGCTAGCTAAGTTGACTGTCG GAGCCACTCCGTCCGATCGGGAAGAAGCCCGCTTATTGAGAAGAAGAGCTAGTCGTTTCACCCTAATCggagatcagctctacaagaaggctttctcccgggCTCTACTTAAGTGTGTCATCTCGGAGGACATCGACTACATTTTGCGAGAAGTACATCAAGGCTCCTACGGAGGGCATCCAAGCGGCCGGTCGCTAGCGAGGAAGATTCTAttggctggatatttttggcctaccttACAGGAAGGCGCCGCTCAGACGATGGCCACTTGCCTATCCTGCCAGAGGTACCATAACCTTCCGCACCAACCCACTGAAGAAATGAAGACTTCTACAGTATCATGCTCATTcaaccaatggggtatggacatcatGGGGTCCTTCCTGACAGGTCAGCGAAAGTTCTTGCTTGTCGcagtggattacttctccaagtgggtcgaagtcGAGTCGTTGGCAAGAATAACCGAACAGATGGACCAGAAGTTCatatggcagcacatcatctgccGGTTCAGAATTCCGCGTCAACTCGTCTTAGACAATGGTCGACAATTCGCCGAGCATAACTCAAAGAATGGTGTGAGGGGTATAGCATTCAGTAGGTCTTCACCTCCGTAG